The genomic stretch TCTTCTGAAAGATAGCGCAGATCAGCGGGTGTCAGTGAGGGGTCGGCCATGCAGGGCAGGGCCATACTCAGCATCCATATAAGGGCGGCAAAAAAGGCGTATCGCATAGCACCCTCCCTTTGCTCTTGTTCCCCCATAACCATGGTGCATCAAGGGATCGGCAATATCAATAGCCAATCCGAACAGCATTGGTATTTCTAAAGGATGCTCAGTTTTGGCTCATAGGCCTATTCTGCGTCCGGTTCGACGGGGCGCATGACCATCATCATGTCAGGGCCTGACCGTTGGGTCTTGATAATGCGGAAGTTTCGGGTCTGGCTCATGCTGATGTTTTCACGTCCGCTGAATGCGCTTGGAGCCTGGTCGTCGCCCAGAATGCGGGGTGCGATGAATTGGACCAGCTCCTGCGCCAGGCCGGATTCCACGCACTGCATGGCAAAGCGACCGCCGCCTTCGATCAGTGTGTAGTAACACTGGAGTTCATCGCGGAGGCGCTCGAATCCCTGCTTGAGGTCCAGGTCGCCCGTGGTTCCTCCAAGGGGCCAGACACGCGCTCCCAGCTCACGAAGAGCATCGGCGTTGGTGCTTCGGGCCGCTTCTTCCGTGGTGAAAAAGATTGCCTGATCGGGGCGGTCACGGAGCAGCTTGAATTCTCCGGCTTTATCCGGAAGTCGTGAGGTCACGATAACACCGAAGGGCTGCCGAAAGTCTTTTGGCAATTCATCCTGTCGACAGGTGAGGCTGGGATTGTCTGCTCTGAAGGTTCCGCCGCCGACGACTACCGCATGGACCATGCCGCGCAGGTCATGGACACGGGCAAAGGATTCGGCAGAAGAGACCGGCTCGGGTACCATGTGCCGTGATGCGATCTTCCCATCCAGGGTGGTGGCCATCTTGACGATGTTGAAGGTGCCGGCGGTGTTCTGCCAGTGGAGAAAGTCGGCGATCATGTCGCGGCATTCGTTCTCAAGCACGCCTTCGGTTACCTGGATTCCGTGTTCCCTGAGCTTTTCAATGCCGCCGGCAGCTATCGGGTTGGGATCACGGGTGCCGATGACGACACGGGTAATGCCCGCCTCGATAATCGCCTCGGTGCAGGGAGGTGTCTTGCCGTGATGATTGCACGGCTCGAGCGTGACGTACATGGTCATGCCGCAGGGGTCGAGCTGGCGTTCGCGGGCGGCAGCCAGACATTCCCGCTCGGCGTGGAGTGCACCATATTGCGTGTGCCATCCCCCGGCGACCACTTCCTCGCCCTGTCCGTTGTCGGCAACCAGTACTGCCCCGACACACGGATTGGGTGCGGTCGGGCCACGTCCTTTCGCTGCCAGGTCCAGGGCGCAGGCCATGAATCCTTCGTCGTTAGAGGAATTCACCCGGCATGTAGACATAGTTCACTCCGGCTTCTTCAAGCATCTGTTCGGACAGCTCGTCAGGATAGTTGTCTGCAAAGTAGATGTTCTTGACTTCACAGTTGATCAGCATCTTGGTGCACAGGATGCACGGCTTGGTGGTGCAGTATATGTCGCATCCGGTCAGTTCGAGACTGTGGGTCGCGGCCTGGATGATGACATTCTGCTCGGCATGCAGGCCACGGCAGAGTTCATGCCGTTCTCCGGAAGGAATCCCCATTTTGTCACGGATGCAGCCGACATCGGCGCAGTGAGCTATGTTGGTGGGGACACCGTTGTAACCGGTGGCAAGTATGCGTTTTTCTCGTACGGCAATGGCGCCGACAGCCCGTCGGGTGCATGTGGAGCGTTGTGCCACCAGATGGGCGATCCGCATGAAATATTCGGGCCAGGGGAGTCTCTCGTCCATGATTTGTTCCTCTCGCGTTCTGGCGTGGTTGTGCGATACAGTCGCTTATCACTTCTCGCGGTGAAAAGAAATGGCCGAAATGGTGTGCGGCAATCAGAGGGAAGGCACGAAATAGCGGGAGATGATTCGTTTGTACTCGTTGTCGTTATCGTCCGAACGCTTCATGTCTTCAAGGGCATCCTGGAACTGTTGTATGGTCTGGTCGCTGGTATGCAGGTTGAAGGCAATGTACAAATCCACGCTGTCTATTTCATTGAGGACGACGTAATCGTGCGGGTCCAGCCCCTCGTGTGCGATCAGATGGAATGCCGGAGTAAGGGCAAAGACCAGAACATCTATGGTGTTACCTGCCAGTTGGCGGATGGCTTGGTCCGTGGTGGGGATTTGCCGGACTTTTTTGGACGGGAATTGCTTCCGGTATTTTTGTTCCGGTACACTCTGAGCCACGGATCCGACAATCAGATCGGAACTGTTCACTGATTTCAGCTCCTCCAGGCGACTTTTTTTGACGATCAAACCGAACCGGGTGGAGTACACCGGCCCTACCCACTTGAAGTGTTTTTCCCTTTGCGGGGTTCTGCCGAGGGCGGGACAGATGGAGTTTTTCGTCTGGCGGACCTGCTCATAGGCTGTTTTCAACGGAAGGGCGATGACCGTGTCGACACTATGATTGGTACGGCGCAGCAAGGCATCGAGAATTTCGCCTGCAACGCCCTTGAGCCTGTTGTTCTCCACAAATTTAATGGGGGGAACCGTATTGGTGAAAACAGTGAAAGCCTCAGCCTGCGCCGAGGAGACAGTAAAAAGCAGAACCATGATCGCAGCCGGGATATGACGTAGCATTTTAAGCATGCGGGGGATTTTCGTCGTTCCCTGTCTGCAAGTCTAGTTTCTTATTCTATTTATAACGGCGCAATATTTTCGCCATTGGTTTGAAGTACCCCGACCCGGGGTACGGATCAGATGCCTCAACCGCCCCCGCCGCAGCCACCCATGGGAGGCATTTGGGGCATGGAAGGTGTCTTGCTGCCACTGTCTGCCTGAACAGAACAGGCGCTCATGAGTTTCTCTACATTCTCGGATGCGCATTTGGGACAAGGAGGCAGTGCCGTGCTGGAGAACACCAGTTCTTCAAACTCGTTGCCGCATTCTCTGCATGTGTATTCGTATATGGGCATAATGTTTCCTCTGTGTTTAAATGGGTTGGATTCTACCAAATTGATGCTTGTATTGCAGTTGTCAAGTCGGGCTGTTGCACTTGTCGCACATGTTTGTGCAAAAAATAGTGCATCCAACTGCACAAATCTCTCGAATTAATAAAAGTCCGATATATGTTTTAGTAGTAAAAACAGATTGTTAATGTGTTTGGCACGCGCTGTGCTTCTATAGTGGGCAAGAAGACACACACACTCTCTTCTTCCTGATTGCATGAACATATAAACTGAGGAGCACATTAATGACTAAAAAAAGTATCATCATCACCGCGCTGGCGGCAGTTCTGACCCTCTCTCTCACGGCAATGGCTTTTGCCGGCCCGGGTTACGGACGCAGCGGATGTGGCGGCCCCGGCGGCAATGGTGGTTCATACGGTGGTCATGGCACCTACAATCACATGACAGGTCAATAGGCCTGAATTGGTTAAAAGCAAGAGAAACATTTTTTAAAGCAAGGAGCACACAATGACTAAGAAGAACCTTACTATCACCGCTTTGGCAGCAGTTCTGACTCTTTTCATCTCCGCAATGGCCTTTGCCGGTCCCGGTTACGGACGCGGCGGCTGCGGCGGCCCCTACGGCGGCAACGGCGCATACAGCCAGTTGACCCCTGAAAAGCAGGCTGCAGTGGATACCATCGTTGAAAAGTACAACAAGCAGTTCGAGGAGCTCCGCACTCAGATGTGGACCAAGCACTCCACCCTGCAGGCAATGGTCAATGGCGGCCAGGCTGATGAAGCAAAGATCGGCAAGCTGACCAAGGAAGTGACCGAGCTTCGCGACCAGATGTTCGAGCTGCGTACCCAGATGTCTACCGAACTGGAAAAGGAAACCGGACTGACCGGCTTTGGTGGACGCGGACGTCATCACCAGGGATTCCACGGCGGCGGTAATTATGGTGACTGCCCCGGTCTTCAGGGACAGGGTCGAGGCCACGGTTACCACGGTGGTGGACGCTACTAGCAACATTTCCGAATACCCCGGAAAACAGGATAAGAACGGAGCTGGCATTCACGGGGAATGCCACTCCGTTTTTTTAAATATAATAGACCGCATCCAATAATGATTACAGCACGATATTCGGAGTCCGTAATTGGGAGATTACGCTAATACACACTTAAAGGAGACTTCCGATGTTGCGCAAGATCACTTCCCTGACAAGCTTTTTGGCCCTGATCATCACGTTGGTGACAAGTGTCATTTTGTATATCGTCCCACAAGGCCGCGTGGCCTATTGGGCGGATTGGCATTTGATGGGCCTGTCCAAGGAGCAATGGGGCGATATCCACATCACGGTCGGAACACTGTTTCTGGTCATGCTGTTCATTCACCTCTGGCTGAACTGGAAACCAATTACCGCCTACATGAAGAATCAGGCCAGAGAAATGGTGGTCATGACCAAGCCCATGATTATCAGTGTTGCCCTGACAGCGTTCGTTACGGTCGGTACGTTGCTGGGGCTTCCGCCCATGCAGCAATTGATCGATCTTGGGGCTTCCATAAAGGATGGAGCCGTGGCGACATATGGTAATCCTCCGTATGGTCATGCCGAGCTGAGTCCGCTGAAAAAGTTCTGCGGTTTCCTCGGTTTCGATGCAGAAAAGGCTCTGGCGGCCCTGCAGCAAAAAGGGTACGGTCCCGACATATCCCTGCAGACGCCGGTGAAGGAGATTGCTGCCTCAAAGGGTGTCAGCCCTCAGCAGGTGCTTGATGATATCCGGGTTGCTCTGGGCGAATCCATGGATCCGTTTGCGGCGATGCCAGCCACGCCACCGGAAGGAACCGGGAAGCTCGCGCTGGCTGACATCTGCAAGACATTCGGACTGCCCCTGCAGGAGGCGGTCGCCAAGTTGAACACACAGTCCATCAAGGCCGACGGCGCATGGACGATGAAAAAAATAGCTAATGAAAACGGGATGAATCCCAAGGAAGTCTACGACGCCTTGCGAGCCACCCCATAGTGAGAACGGAATGGAAGTACACGCCATAAGTAAGGAAAAAGGACCGCTCATCGCCCTTGTCCTGGCGCTTATCGTGCTGGGACTGGGCAGTCTCTATCTGACCTGGCGGTCTATTGCGCATCAGCGGCAGATCGTCGAGGACCACATGATCATGACTGGGTCCTCCATTCTGCGTGGCGTGGATAACAACCTGACCCGGTTGATGCGTTCCCTGCGCATGAATCCCAAGGCGGCACCGCTTTTCCCGACCATGGCTGAAGAGCTGTTCACCGAGCTTGCCGCT from Pseudodesulfovibrio profundus encodes the following:
- the ribD gene encoding bifunctional diaminohydroxyphosphoribosylaminopyrimidine deaminase/5-amino-6-(5-phosphoribosylamino)uracil reductase RibD produces the protein MSTCRVNSSNDEGFMACALDLAAKGRGPTAPNPCVGAVLVADNGQGEEVVAGGWHTQYGALHAERECLAAARERQLDPCGMTMYVTLEPCNHHGKTPPCTEAIIEAGITRVVIGTRDPNPIAAGGIEKLREHGIQVTEGVLENECRDMIADFLHWQNTAGTFNIVKMATTLDGKIASRHMVPEPVSSAESFARVHDLRGMVHAVVVGGGTFRADNPSLTCRQDELPKDFRQPFGVIVTSRLPDKAGEFKLLRDRPDQAIFFTTEEAARSTNADALRELGARVWPLGGTTGDLDLKQGFERLRDELQCYYTLIEGGGRFAMQCVESGLAQELVQFIAPRILGDDQAPSAFSGRENISMSQTRNFRIIKTQRSGPDMMMVMRPVEPDAE
- a CDS encoding deoxycytidylate deaminase; translated protein: MDERLPWPEYFMRIAHLVAQRSTCTRRAVGAIAVREKRILATGYNGVPTNIAHCADVGCIRDKMGIPSGERHELCRGLHAEQNVIIQAATHSLELTGCDIYCTTKPCILCTKMLINCEVKNIYFADNYPDELSEQMLEEAGVNYVYMPGEFL
- a CDS encoding substrate-binding periplasmic protein: MLRHIPAAIMVLLFTVSSAQAEAFTVFTNTVPPIKFVENNRLKGVAGEILDALLRRTNHSVDTVIALPLKTAYEQVRQTKNSICPALGRTPQREKHFKWVGPVYSTRFGLIVKKSRLEELKSVNSSDLIVGSVAQSVPEQKYRKQFPSKKVRQIPTTDQAIRQLAGNTIDVLVFALTPAFHLIAHEGLDPHDYVVLNEIDSVDLYIAFNLHTSDQTIQQFQDALEDMKRSDDNDNEYKRIISRYFVPSL
- a CDS encoding FmdB family zinc ribbon protein, with protein sequence MPIYEYTCRECGNEFEELVFSSTALPPCPKCASENVEKLMSACSVQADSGSKTPSMPQMPPMGGCGGGG
- a CDS encoding Spy/CpxP family protein refolding chaperone codes for the protein MTKKNLTITALAAVLTLFISAMAFAGPGYGRGGCGGPYGGNGAYSQLTPEKQAAVDTIVEKYNKQFEELRTQMWTKHSTLQAMVNGGQADEAKIGKLTKEVTELRDQMFELRTQMSTELEKETGLTGFGGRGRHHQGFHGGGNYGDCPGLQGQGRGHGYHGGGRY
- a CDS encoding DUF4405 domain-containing protein; the encoded protein is MLRKITSLTSFLALIITLVTSVILYIVPQGRVAYWADWHLMGLSKEQWGDIHITVGTLFLVMLFIHLWLNWKPITAYMKNQAREMVVMTKPMIISVALTAFVTVGTLLGLPPMQQLIDLGASIKDGAVATYGNPPYGHAELSPLKKFCGFLGFDAEKALAALQQKGYGPDISLQTPVKEIAASKGVSPQQVLDDIRVALGESMDPFAAMPATPPEGTGKLALADICKTFGLPLQEAVAKLNTQSIKADGAWTMKKIANENGMNPKEVYDALRATP